The genomic interval TCACGATGATCTTCGACATTTCAGTGGAGGATCTGTTCCGCTGGATCGCGCCGCTTGTTGGCAAGCTCCGCTTGCTATGGGCGAAGCAGGCTTCCCCGGCGGGTGAAGCGTTTTTGCCCGAAGGCGTCGATACCGCGTCGAACGGATTCACGCCTCTGCATCGCCCCGCGTCACCTGCTTTGGCGGCGGAGGCTGGCAAGCCGGTGACGACGGTTAAGCCTGCGGAAGCGGTCATCCAGTGGAGATTGCCGGATGTGAAAACGATTTTGGACTCGGGTTCGACGCCGGAAGTCAATGAAGAATTCATTCAAGGGCGTTCGCGCTTGATTCAGGAAACGCTCGCATCGTTCGGCGCGCCGGTGCAAGTGGTGGAGATCAACCGCGGACCGACCATCACGCAGTTTGGCGTGGAGCCGCTGTTCGTGGAGACGCGCAGTGGGCGCATTAAAGTGCGCGTGAGCAAGATCGCCTCGCTTGCCGACGATCTCGCGCTCGCGCTTGCCGCGCCGCGCATCCGCATTCAGGCGCCGGTGCCGGGGCATAGTTATGTGGGCATCGAGGTTCCGAACGAGGAAATGACTCTTGTGGCGTTGCGCGATTTGATCGAAAGCGAAAGTTTTCAGAAGAACAAAAACCCTTTGCGTTTTGCGCTGGGGCGCGATGTGACCGGCAACGCTATCAATACCACGCTCGAGAACATGCCGCATATGCTCATCGCCGGCACAACCGGTGCGGGCAAGTCGGTCTGTGTGAACGCGATCCTGACATGCTTTTTATTGCATAACACCCCGGACGATTTGCGCCTGATTCTGGTAGACCCTAAACGCGTGGAGTTGACCGGCTATAACGGCGTGCCGCACTTGCTCGCGCCTGTGGTGGTGGAGATCGACCGCGTGATCGGCGCATTGCAATGGATGACGCGCGAGATGGACAAGCGCTATCACATGTTCGCGCAGGTCGGCTCGCGCAACATCGCCGATTACAACGCCAAAATGAAATTGCAGGGCGGCAAGACGCTTCCATTCCTTGTGATCGTGATCGACGAACTGGCAGACTTGATGATGATCGCCCCCGGCGAGACCGAGCAGACCATCACGCGCCTCGCGCAATTGGCGCGCGCCACCGGTATTCACATGATTCTCGCCACGCAGCGTCCCTCGGTGGATGTGGTGACCGGTCTCATCAAAGCCAACTTCCCGGCGCGGGTTGCCTTTGCCGTCGCGTCGAACACCGATAGCCGCGTGATCCTCGACCAGCCCGGCGCCGAACGACTGCTCGGGCGCGGCGATATGCTCTTCCAGGCGCCGGATGCGCCGGCGGCGGCTCGCTTGCAGGGTGTGTTTGTCTCAGACCATGAGATTCAAAACCTGGTGGAGTTCTGGCGTAATCAAGCTGGCGCCGCCAACCCCTACGCCGCCGCGTCACAACCTGCCCTGGGGGGCATTCCAAAATCGGACGCGCCGCTCAAGCAGGGCGCGATGTTCGAGGAGATGAGCCCTGCCGACACAACGACTGACCCATTGCTGGTGGAGGCAATTGAGCTTGTCCGCAAAGAGGGACGCGCCTCGGTCTCGATGCTTCAGCGGCGGATGCGCATCGGCTATACCCGCGCCGCCCGCCTCGTGGATATGATGGAGGACAGGAAGATCGTGGGTTCGCCGGAGGGGGCAACTCAAATGAGGCAGGTGTTGGATTACGGTCAGACCGCGCCGCCGAAGGACGATGGGGCATGATGGCGCATAACTATTTGGTTACGACCTGACGATTCGCTTCCGCTCTCTGATATGATTAACGCATGATTTCAGCGCTCATCAAAACCATGCGTCCGCGCCAATGGACGAAGAACGGCTTCGTATTTTTTGCCCTCATGTTCGACAAACAATTGTTCCTGCGCGAACCGTTCCTGCGGACGCTGGAAGGCTTCCTCTTGTTTTGCCTGGCGTCCAGCGCGGTGTATCTCATCAACGATATTGCCGACGTGGAAGCGGACCGTAAACACCCCGAAAAGAAACATCGCCCCATTGCCTCGGGCAAACTACCCTTGCACGCGGCGCGGCTCGCGGCAATTGTGTTGGTCGCCATTGCTCTTCCGTTGGGCTATCTCCTTTCGCCGGCGCTTGCGGTCATTCTGGCGGTTTATCTCGCCATTAATATTTTGTACTCGCGCTGGCTCAAGCATATTCCGATCCTGGATGTGTTCATTGTTTCCTCCGGGTTTGTCTTGCGCGTGGCGGCGGGCGTGGCGTTGATCACGGTCGAGCGCTTCTCGCCGTGGTTATACATGATTACCACGTTATTCTCTCTGTACATTGGTTTCGGCAAACGACGCGCCGAAATGAGCCTGCTTGAAACCGGCGCGGGCTCGCACCGCAAAGTGTTGGATGGCTACACCCTGCCGCTCCTCGACCAGTTGATCACCATTGTTTCAGGCACGACCATTGTCACCTATTCGCTGTACACATTCACCGCGCCGAACCTGCCCGAGAACCACAGCATGATGTTGACGATTCCTTTTGTGGTCTACGGTATCTTCCGCTATTTGCAATTGATCCAAACCGGTCACGCGGCGGGCGCGCCGGACGAAGTGGCGCTCAAAGACCGCCCTCTGCAGGTCACAGTCGTATTGTGGGTGATCTCTGTGATCGCCATTTTTTACCGATCGTGAAAGCCTCCGCGCCGGGTAAGATCATCCTGTTTGGCGAACATGCCGTGGTCTATGGACGCCCGGCGTTGGCTGTGCCGGTTACCCAAGCCCATGCGGATGTGGAAATTCT from Candidatus Defluviilinea gracilis carries:
- a CDS encoding DNA translocase FtsK 4TM domain-containing protein, translated to MPLKIPFISPKSNAKPKGKAAHPSRGKGKPNNAPQKGRTPLISPPTQPMPVSWWDSLSAERKLDVVGAIMAAVGLLIGLVLFYSQRSVVTGSATIFLSQMLGWGVYVLPAGLFLMGVWLVARRIEKLPPLSLERAFGLALFFFWLLAAMHSIVAPVELAEEAALDGWGGGYIGSLFERLLFNSLGTAGAIVALLAWLLITITMIFDISVEDLFRWIAPLVGKLRLLWAKQASPAGEAFLPEGVDTASNGFTPLHRPASPALAAEAGKPVTTVKPAEAVIQWRLPDVKTILDSGSTPEVNEEFIQGRSRLIQETLASFGAPVQVVEINRGPTITQFGVEPLFVETRSGRIKVRVSKIASLADDLALALAAPRIRIQAPVPGHSYVGIEVPNEEMTLVALRDLIESESFQKNKNPLRFALGRDVTGNAINTTLENMPHMLIAGTTGAGKSVCVNAILTCFLLHNTPDDLRLILVDPKRVELTGYNGVPHLLAPVVVEIDRVIGALQWMTREMDKRYHMFAQVGSRNIADYNAKMKLQGGKTLPFLVIVIDELADLMMIAPGETEQTITRLAQLARATGIHMILATQRPSVDVVTGLIKANFPARVAFAVASNTDSRVILDQPGAERLLGRGDMLFQAPDAPAAARLQGVFVSDHEIQNLVEFWRNQAGAANPYAAASQPALGGIPKSDAPLKQGAMFEEMSPADTTTDPLLVEAIELVRKEGRASVSMLQRRMRIGYTRAARLVDMMEDRKIVGSPEGATQMRQVLDYGQTAPPKDDGA
- a CDS encoding decaprenyl-phosphate phosphoribosyltransferase; this encodes MISALIKTMRPRQWTKNGFVFFALMFDKQLFLREPFLRTLEGFLLFCLASSAVYLINDIADVEADRKHPEKKHRPIASGKLPLHAARLAAIVLVAIALPLGYLLSPALAVILAVYLAINILYSRWLKHIPILDVFIVSSGFVLRVAAGVALITVERFSPWLYMITTLFSLYIGFGKRRAEMSLLETGAGSHRKVLDGYTLPLLDQLITIVSGTTIVTYSLYTFTAPNLPENHSMMLTIPFVVYGIFRYLQLIQTGHAAGAPDEVALKDRPLQVTVVLWVISVIAIFYRS